A genomic segment from Sulfitobacter mediterraneus encodes:
- a CDS encoding lytic murein transglycosylase codes for MRRFLIAAALIAAPLTALADAPCGGSFSKFVQGLKTETIAKGIDAATADAFFNGVKQDPAVLRADRKQGVFQIPFVDFSRRLISNDRINRGRANGKKYDAVFDRIEKTYGVDRGVLLAFWAFETDYGSFQGDFNTANALITLAHDCRRPELFRPQVIAAVELFAQGGFDPKTTTGAWAGEIGMVQMLPRDILENGVDGDGDGIVSLKTSAADALMSGAKMLHHLGWRAGEPWLDEVSLPQDFDWSLTGLDVQKTTAEWQAMGVAPRNGDLANGLTASLLLPQGRGGPAFIAYPNFRVYFEWNQSFTYVLTAAYFATRLQGAKVFDAGNPEPGLEGGQMKLLQTKLQNYGYDVGEIDGILGAKTRAAVRKEQARLGLPVDGWPTPALLAKL; via the coding sequence ATGCGCCGCTTTCTGATTGCCGCTGCTTTGATCGCAGCCCCACTGACCGCCCTCGCCGATGCGCCATGTGGCGGGTCATTCTCCAAGTTTGTGCAAGGGCTGAAGACCGAGACCATTGCCAAGGGTATTGACGCCGCGACAGCAGATGCCTTTTTCAATGGCGTAAAACAAGACCCTGCCGTTCTGCGCGCCGACCGCAAACAGGGCGTTTTTCAAATCCCCTTTGTTGATTTCTCGCGCCGCCTGATTTCCAACGACAGGATCAACAGAGGCCGCGCCAACGGCAAGAAATACGATGCTGTCTTTGACCGGATTGAGAAAACCTATGGCGTGGATCGCGGTGTATTGCTGGCGTTTTGGGCCTTTGAAACCGACTACGGCAGTTTTCAGGGCGATTTCAACACCGCAAATGCCCTCATCACGCTCGCGCATGACTGCCGCCGCCCCGAGCTGTTCCGCCCGCAAGTCATTGCCGCAGTAGAGCTTTTTGCACAAGGCGGATTTGATCCCAAAACCACCACAGGCGCATGGGCCGGCGAGATCGGCATGGTGCAAATGCTGCCCCGCGACATACTGGAAAACGGTGTGGACGGAGATGGCGACGGCATAGTGTCGCTCAAGACTTCTGCGGCGGATGCCCTGATGTCGGGGGCCAAGATGTTGCACCATCTTGGCTGGCGCGCAGGCGAGCCATGGCTGGACGAGGTGAGCCTACCGCAGGACTTTGATTGGTCCCTGACTGGGTTGGACGTGCAAAAAACCACAGCCGAATGGCAGGCTATGGGCGTCGCCCCGCGCAACGGTGATCTTGCCAATGGATTGACCGCCTCCCTGCTTTTGCCCCAAGGGCGCGGTGGCCCCGCCTTTATCGCCTACCCCAACTTTCGCGTTTACTTTGAGTGGAACCAAAGCTTTACCTACGTATTGACCGCCGCTTATTTTGCCACCCGCTTGCAGGGCGCCAAAGTCTTTGACGCTGGCAATCCAGAGCCGGGTCTTGAGGGCGGTCAGATGAAACTGCTGCAAACCAAATTACAGAACTATGGCTATGATGTGGGTGAGATCGACGGTATCCTTGGCGCGAAAACCCGCGCTGCTGTGCGCAAGGAACAAGCGCGGCTAGGTCTGCCCGTGGATGGATGGCCGACCCCCGCCCTACTTGCCAAACTCTGA
- a CDS encoding rhodanese-like domain-containing protein — protein sequence MPLKLSSAQMVADARARIEEIDSAEGIAMVDDPNVQIVDIRDPRERERVGFIPGSFHCPRGMLEFWIDPDSPYFKEVFGEDRKFVFHCASGWRSAISVATLQDMGFEAAHLKDGFSGWEKAGGPVEKKAAK from the coding sequence ATGCCGCTAAAGCTTTCTTCTGCCCAAATGGTCGCCGACGCCCGCGCCCGCATTGAAGAGATTGACAGCGCCGAGGGCATCGCCATGGTCGATGATCCGAATGTACAGATCGTCGATATCCGAGATCCCCGCGAGCGGGAGCGGGTCGGCTTTATCCCTGGCAGTTTCCACTGCCCCCGCGGAATGCTGGAGTTTTGGATCGACCCGGACAGCCCCTATTTCAAAGAGGTGTTCGGCGAGGACAGAAAGTTCGTCTTTCACTGCGCCTCTGGCTGGCGCTCGGCCATTTCCGTGGCCACGTTGCAAGATATGGGGTTTGAGGCTGCACATCTCAAAGATGGATTTTCCGGTTGGGAAAAGGCCGGCGGTCCGGTCGAAAAGAAAGCCGCGAAGTAA